The following are encoded in a window of Staphylospora marina genomic DNA:
- a CDS encoding LysR family transcriptional regulator: MNEQQLITFVEVARKRHFRQAAEVLNLTQPAVSAQIRSLEEELGTKLFIRSQVRLTPAGTTFLPYAKKILDLMEESKEAAGGWERKPKGPLTLGIPSGLSQAILPRLAKYFRTRHPELPLRLLTVDSTRTVSHLSEGLIDLGVMFDLGPVPAHLRTQTLFVDSFVLIAARNHPSFTDKSHVSPEELEKCPLILFAAGTAERMLLDSLLEKHQIRVRGVMEITGTEEIKQLVAEGFGMALVPSVTVDDTVSVRKVRITRFEHSVTISLCHPEPKYLTRTAKQVIEDIRGIYPADGP; encoded by the coding sequence ATGAATGAACAACAGTTGATCACCTTTGTCGAAGTGGCCCGGAAGCGGCATTTCCGACAAGCGGCGGAAGTGCTCAACCTGACCCAACCTGCCGTCAGTGCCCAAATCCGTAGCCTGGAGGAAGAATTGGGCACCAAACTGTTCATCCGCTCACAAGTCCGTCTGACACCGGCCGGAACCACCTTCCTGCCATATGCAAAAAAAATCCTGGACTTGATGGAGGAGAGCAAAGAAGCTGCCGGCGGATGGGAACGAAAGCCGAAAGGCCCGTTGACGCTGGGAATTCCCTCCGGTCTGTCGCAAGCGATCCTGCCGCGGCTGGCCAAATATTTCCGGACCCGTCATCCGGAACTGCCCCTGCGGTTGTTGACCGTGGATTCGACACGAACGGTTTCGCATTTGTCCGAAGGACTGATCGATCTCGGGGTGATGTTCGATCTGGGGCCGGTACCCGCGCATCTGCGAACGCAGACGCTGTTTGTCGATTCTTTCGTCCTGATCGCCGCCCGAAACCACCCGTCTTTCACGGACAAAAGCCACGTGTCGCCTGAAGAGCTGGAAAAGTGCCCGCTGATTCTGTTTGCGGCCGGTACGGCGGAACGGATGTTGCTGGATTCCCTGTTGGAGAAGCATCAAATCCGGGTACGGGGCGTCATGGAGATCACGGGGACGGAAGAGATCAAACAGTTGGTCGCGGAAGGGTTCGGCATGGCCCTCGTTCCTTCGGTCACCGTGGATGACACCGTTTCCGTCCGGAAGGTCCGCATCACCCGGTTCGAGCATTCGGTGACCATCAGCCTGTGCCATCCCGAACCGAAATACCTCACCCGCACCGCAAAACAAGTGATCGAAGACATCCGGGGAATCTATCCCGCGGACGGGCCATAA
- a CDS encoding aminopeptidase: MRDQRVSELARILVRHSCRVQKGERVLIDVFGKERELARELVKEVYAAGGYPHVQLNDQSITRQLLMGTSEEHLSVWSELDLERMKKMDAYIGIRGSDNVNELSDVPEEKIRLFMKLYNHPIHSEQRVKKTKWVVLRYPNHSMAQLAGMSTEAFEDFYFRVCNVDYERMAEAMEPLVKRMERADKVRIKGPGTDLTFSIKDIPVIKCAGQNNIPDGEVFTAPVRDSVNGYITFNTPSVYQGFTYENIRFEFKDGKIVKATANDTERINQLLDADEGARYIGEFSLGVNPHINHPMKDTLFDEKINGSFHFTPGQAYEEADNGNRSSIHWDLVCIQRPEYGGGEIWFDDELIRKDGLFVTEDLKGLNPDALKASRSFETV, translated from the coding sequence ATGCGAGATCAACGAGTGTCGGAACTGGCCCGAATCCTCGTCCGTCATTCATGCCGCGTTCAAAAAGGGGAACGCGTCCTGATCGACGTGTTCGGCAAGGAGCGCGAACTGGCGCGGGAGCTGGTCAAGGAAGTGTACGCGGCGGGAGGGTATCCGCACGTCCAGCTCAATGACCAGTCGATCACCCGCCAGCTGCTGATGGGAACCAGCGAGGAACATTTGTCCGTCTGGTCGGAGCTGGATTTGGAACGGATGAAGAAGATGGATGCTTACATCGGCATCCGCGGTTCCGACAATGTCAACGAACTCAGCGATGTGCCGGAAGAGAAGATCCGCCTGTTCATGAAGCTGTACAATCACCCGATTCACAGCGAACAACGCGTCAAGAAAACCAAATGGGTCGTTCTCCGTTATCCGAACCATTCAATGGCTCAATTGGCCGGCATGTCCACGGAAGCATTCGAAGATTTTTACTTCCGGGTTTGCAACGTGGATTACGAGCGCATGGCGGAAGCGATGGAGCCGCTGGTCAAACGGATGGAGCGGGCCGACAAGGTGCGGATCAAGGGACCGGGAACCGATCTCACGTTCTCCATCAAAGACATCCCGGTGATCAAATGCGCCGGACAGAACAACATCCCGGACGGAGAAGTGTTCACCGCCCCCGTCCGTGATTCCGTAAACGGTTACATCACGTTCAACACTCCCTCCGTGTATCAGGGCTTCACCTATGAAAACATCCGTTTCGAGTTCAAGGACGGCAAAATCGTCAAAGCGACGGCCAATGACACCGAACGGATCAACCAGCTCCTCGATGCGGACGAAGGGGCCCGTTACATCGGAGAATTCAGTCTCGGCGTCAACCCGCACATCAACCATCCGATGAAAGACACCCTGTTTGACGAGAAGATCAACGGCAGCTTCCACTTCACGCCCGGCCAGGCTTACGAGGAAGCGGACAACGGCAACCGCTCCTCGATTCACTGGGATCTGGTCTGCATTCAGCGTCCGGAATACGGCGGCGGAGAGATCTGGTTTGACGATGAACTGATCCGCAAGGACGGTTTGTTTGTCACCGAGGATCTGAAAGGGCTCAATCCCGATGCCCTCAAGGCCAGCCGCTCGTTTGAGACCGTCTGA
- a CDS encoding M42 family metallopeptidase: protein MHAFPEERVKMTLVDLLAIPSPTGYAHRAVDFVEKRLGSLGLETVRDNKGGLRVTLNGKNDRHHRYITAHVDTLGAMVKEIKPDGRLKLTKIGGFGWFSVDGAYCRVHTRDGREHSGTILASHTSVHVYHDAEKQPRSDETMEVRLDLAANSAEEVRKQGIRVGDFVSFEPMIEWTETGFIKARHLDDKAAVAVLIELIAAFAKSGRRPAHTTHFYFSCYEEVGFGANSAIPPDVREFLAVDMGALGSGQTGDEFSVSICAKDSSGPYHYGLTQFLVRLAEEHDIRHQVDIYPRYGSDASAAVRAGHDVMHALCGPGVDASHAYERTHRDALEQTWRLLDAYLMTSLPDTRESVNDGFAQRTAARA from the coding sequence ATGCATGCATTTCCCGAAGAACGGGTAAAGATGACGTTGGTGGATTTGCTGGCCATTCCCAGTCCGACGGGATATGCTCATCGGGCCGTCGACTTCGTGGAGAAGCGGCTCGGGTCACTGGGGCTTGAAACCGTCCGGGACAACAAAGGCGGGCTTCGCGTGACGCTGAACGGGAAAAATGACAGACACCACCGGTACATCACCGCTCACGTGGACACGCTGGGAGCCATGGTGAAAGAGATCAAACCCGACGGGCGACTCAAGCTGACCAAAATCGGCGGGTTCGGCTGGTTTTCCGTGGACGGGGCGTATTGCCGCGTTCATACCCGGGACGGCCGGGAACATTCCGGAACCATTCTCGCTTCCCACACGTCCGTTCATGTCTACCATGATGCGGAAAAACAACCCAGGTCGGACGAAACGATGGAGGTCCGGTTGGATCTTGCGGCAAACAGTGCCGAGGAAGTGCGGAAGCAGGGGATTCGCGTGGGAGATTTCGTCTCCTTTGAACCGATGATTGAATGGACGGAAACCGGATTCATCAAGGCGCGCCATCTGGACGACAAAGCCGCCGTCGCCGTCCTGATCGAGCTGATCGCCGCGTTTGCGAAGAGCGGTCGCCGGCCGGCTCACACCACCCATTTTTATTTCAGCTGTTACGAGGAAGTCGGGTTTGGAGCCAACAGCGCCATCCCGCCCGACGTGCGCGAGTTTTTGGCGGTGGACATGGGAGCGCTCGGAAGCGGACAAACCGGCGACGAATTTTCCGTATCCATTTGCGCCAAGGATTCTTCCGGTCCGTATCATTACGGATTGACCCAATTTCTTGTCCGGTTGGCCGAAGAGCACGACATCCGTCATCAGGTGGACATCTATCCCCGCTACGGGTCGGATGCCAGTGCCGCGGTGAGGGCGGGTCACGACGTGATGCATGCGCTTTGCGGCCCGGGAGTGGACGCTTCCCATGCGTACGAACGGACGCATCGCGACGCATTGGAACAGACCTGGAGGCTTCTGGATGCTTACTTGATGACGTCTCTGCCGGACACAAGGGAGTCAGTCAATGATGGATTTGCACAACGAACTGCTGCGCGTGCTTGA
- a CDS encoding PaaI family thioesterase, with translation MDLHNELLRVLEEGNDEEREILRLTLQAIRQKRERQSAWISGYMGLSGSLNEDGSYEFQVPVTPFMMNRAGMVHGGISATLADSTIGSLVHRHLPEGYGAVTVELKINYLQPGRGEMLISRARLLRMGKTLAIATCEIKTDRDTPVCFATGTFYIYKKR, from the coding sequence ATGGATTTGCACAACGAACTGCTGCGCGTGCTTGAAGAAGGAAATGACGAGGAGCGGGAGATCCTCCGGCTCACGCTGCAGGCCATCCGTCAGAAACGCGAAAGACAAAGCGCTTGGATTTCCGGATACATGGGCCTTTCCGGTTCACTGAATGAAGACGGTTCCTATGAATTCCAGGTTCCCGTCACCCCGTTCATGATGAACCGGGCCGGCATGGTGCACGGCGGGATTTCGGCCACGCTTGCCGATTCGACGATCGGTTCACTCGTTCACCGGCATCTCCCTGAAGGGTACGGTGCCGTGACGGTGGAGCTGAAGATCAACTATCTGCAGCCGGGACGTGGGGAAATGCTCATCTCCCGGGCCCGATTGCTTCGGATGGGAAAAACGCTCGCCATTGCCACCTGTGAAATCAAAACGGACCGGGATACCCCCGTCTGTTTTGCCACGGGAACCTTCTATATCTACAAAAAGAGATGA
- a CDS encoding Asp23/Gls24 family envelope stress response protein, with protein MEAWQGTVRIADDVVAVIAGLAALGTEGIAGMSGGVAEGIAKRVSGKNVTKGVTVEVGQAEAAIDLRVVVEYGRPIHEVCARLQREVKDAVEMMTGLKVVEVNVKVEGLEFKESRATDGKKSEDRRSI; from the coding sequence ATGGAAGCCTGGCAAGGTACGGTAAGGATCGCGGATGATGTGGTGGCGGTGATCGCCGGTCTCGCAGCGCTCGGAACGGAAGGCATTGCCGGCATGTCCGGCGGAGTGGCAGAAGGAATCGCCAAGCGGGTCAGCGGAAAAAACGTGACCAAAGGCGTCACGGTGGAAGTGGGGCAGGCCGAGGCGGCCATCGATCTCCGGGTGGTGGTCGAGTACGGGAGACCGATCCACGAAGTGTGTGCGAGGCTGCAGCGGGAAGTGAAAGATGCCGTGGAAATGATGACGGGTTTGAAAGTGGTGGAAGTCAACGTCAAGGTGGAAGGACTGGAATTCAAGGAATCCCGTGCAACGGACGGGAAAAAATCGGAAGATCGGCGGTCGATCTGA
- the cax gene encoding calcium/proton exchanger codes for MKNRWFSPMLLLTTLGSAAAHFLTENESLRFAAACLSLVFWAALLGKATENVAHYSGERLGGLLNATFGNAAELIIAIFLVKEGLFDMVKASITGSVIGNLLLVLGLSVFFGGLKHRIQRFNSMLAGHNASLMMLSVIALFVPAAFMTGLPTKEKHGVSLIIAALLIIGYFLWLYFSMVTHKEELGETIDGVPDHVHEEKPMWSKGLSLLMLAVSTAFVALQSEWLVHNVEAVAKTLGWSELFVGAFLIAIIGNAAEHSAAIFLAMKNRMGAAVEIAVGSSLQIALFVAPVLVFVSWLLGHPMDLIFSNHEVAAIAVSAFIAASISRDGSTNWYEGILLLLVYLILGTVFFVV; via the coding sequence ATGAAAAATCGATGGTTTTCCCCGATGCTGCTGCTTACCACCCTGGGAAGTGCCGCGGCCCACTTTCTGACGGAGAATGAATCGCTCCGCTTCGCCGCCGCCTGTCTTTCGCTCGTTTTCTGGGCCGCGCTGCTCGGAAAAGCCACGGAAAACGTGGCGCATTACTCCGGTGAACGGCTCGGGGGGTTGCTCAACGCCACGTTCGGAAACGCCGCGGAACTGATCATTGCCATCTTCCTGGTCAAAGAAGGACTGTTTGACATGGTCAAAGCGAGCATCACCGGCTCGGTGATCGGCAACCTGCTTCTGGTCCTGGGGCTGTCCGTCTTTTTCGGAGGTCTCAAACACCGCATTCAACGATTCAATTCCATGTTGGCCGGGCACAACGCTTCCCTCATGATGCTGTCCGTGATTGCGCTGTTTGTTCCGGCGGCCTTCATGACGGGGCTTCCGACGAAAGAAAAACACGGCGTCAGTCTGATCATCGCCGCATTGCTGATCATCGGTTACTTCCTCTGGCTGTACTTTTCGATGGTGACCCACAAAGAAGAATTGGGAGAAACCATCGACGGCGTGCCGGATCACGTCCATGAAGAAAAACCGATGTGGTCCAAAGGGTTGTCCCTCCTGATGCTGGCCGTGTCCACCGCGTTTGTCGCCCTGCAATCGGAATGGTTGGTGCACAACGTGGAAGCCGTCGCCAAGACCCTGGGATGGTCCGAACTGTTCGTGGGGGCGTTCCTGATTGCCATCATCGGAAACGCCGCCGAACACAGCGCCGCCATCTTCCTCGCCATGAAAAACCGGATGGGTGCGGCCGTGGAAATCGCCGTGGGCAGCAGCTTGCAAATCGCATTGTTCGTCGCTCCCGTTCTGGTTTTCGTCAGTTGGCTCCTCGGACATCCGATGGACCTGATCTTCAGCAACCACGAGGTGGCGGCCATCGCCGTGTCGGCGTTCATCGCCGCTTCCATTTCCCGGGACGGATCCACCAACTGGTACGAAGGCATCCTGCTCCTTCTCGTCTATCTGATCTTGGGCACGGTGTTTTTCGTGGTCTGA
- a CDS encoding MDR family MFS transporter, with translation MNFFGLHRNIRIRLVSLFLTRTANNTVFPFVGIYFVDKLGTDKGSLALFLISLVTMLAGFPGGYLADRIGRKKMILISESFMFLAFAGMTLANSPLLDSVRLTWWMMILHGAGLGLSLPATDAMIIDSSNSENRRTVYTLQYWIYNLSIMIGSLIGGLYFLDKRFWLFLALSVVSLINLLLFATLRELMPAPTKAPDLSEFLSDFSASYRKVAVDRLFILYWIASLAVLSLEFQFPYYVTVLLHRTFPEQTLSISGLFSATLDGIQAVSWLRMENTVLIVAGALLLSSWIKKMNDRAALTGGIALYTVGNAALVLTQDIGLLLLAVFVYTLGEVIFIPVKQSMLADLADERSRSAYMAVYNQLFHVGRLAGSLGISLGARLTPGWMAFLFLITGFAGLMLFRTICRRMEHRLSSPPHGEKKMVGQP, from the coding sequence GTGAATTTTTTCGGTCTGCACCGGAACATCCGGATCCGACTGGTGAGCCTGTTCCTGACACGAACCGCAAACAACACCGTCTTTCCCTTTGTCGGCATCTATTTTGTGGACAAGTTGGGCACGGACAAGGGCAGTCTTGCCCTCTTTCTCATTTCACTGGTCACCATGCTCGCCGGCTTCCCGGGCGGTTATCTGGCCGACCGGATCGGCCGCAAGAAGATGATTCTCATCTCGGAAAGCTTCATGTTTCTGGCGTTTGCGGGCATGACGCTGGCCAACTCGCCGCTGTTGGATTCCGTCCGTCTGACATGGTGGATGATGATCCTGCACGGAGCGGGCCTGGGGCTCAGCCTGCCGGCCACCGACGCGATGATCATCGATTCAAGCAACAGCGAGAACCGGCGGACCGTGTATACCCTTCAATACTGGATCTATAACCTGTCCATCATGATCGGTTCCCTGATCGGCGGGTTGTACTTCCTGGACAAGCGTTTCTGGCTGTTTCTGGCGCTTTCCGTCGTTTCGCTCATCAATCTTCTTTTGTTTGCGACGTTGAGGGAACTGATGCCGGCGCCGACAAAAGCACCGGATTTGAGCGAATTTTTGAGCGATTTCTCGGCTTCTTACCGGAAGGTGGCGGTTGACCGCCTGTTCATCCTGTATTGGATCGCCAGCCTTGCGGTGCTCTCGCTGGAATTTCAGTTTCCGTACTATGTCACCGTTCTTTTGCATCGGACGTTTCCGGAACAAACCCTGTCCATCTCCGGTCTGTTCTCCGCCACGTTGGACGGCATCCAGGCCGTCAGTTGGCTTCGCATGGAAAATACCGTTCTGATCGTCGCGGGAGCGTTGCTTTTGTCTTCATGGATCAAAAAAATGAATGACAGAGCCGCTCTGACGGGCGGCATTGCCCTGTACACCGTCGGCAACGCCGCTCTGGTTCTGACCCAGGACATCGGACTCCTGCTTCTCGCCGTGTTCGTCTATACCCTCGGGGAAGTGATCTTTATCCCGGTCAAACAGAGCATGCTGGCCGATCTGGCCGATGAACGTTCCCGCAGTGCTTACATGGCCGTTTACAATCAATTGTTTCATGTGGGCCGGCTGGCGGGAAGTCTCGGCATCAGTCTCGGTGCCCGCCTGACCCCCGGGTGGATGGCGTTTCTCTTCCTGATCACCGGTTTTGCGGGCCTGATGTTGTTTCGGACCATTTGTCGCCGCATGGAACACCGGCTTTCCTCTCCTCCCCACGGAGAGAAGAAAATGGTCGGACAACCATGA
- a CDS encoding YugN family protein, whose product MIFTDVKTKGIRKEFGELERIMTKKLGFVRWSWDFGKVTYDLKYTLDGVDYYLRLSGRVVNEKRLENKKALVELDHPRFARHFFPHGLDETVEVPEGLSEDVKAKLTELENALNE is encoded by the coding sequence ATGATCTTCACCGATGTCAAAACCAAAGGCATCCGCAAAGAATTCGGCGAACTGGAGCGGATCATGACCAAAAAGCTGGGCTTTGTCCGTTGGTCCTGGGATTTCGGGAAAGTCACATATGATTTGAAATATACGCTGGACGGTGTTGACTATTACCTCCGCCTCTCCGGCCGGGTCGTGAATGAAAAAAGACTGGAAAACAAGAAAGCCCTCGTGGAACTGGATCATCCCCGTTTTGCGCGTCATTTCTTCCCGCATGGTTTGGATGAAACCGTTGAAGTCCCGGAAGGATTGAGCGAAGACGTCAAAGCCAAGTTGACTGAGCTTGAAAACGCACTCAACGAATAA
- a CDS encoding GAF domain-containing protein, whose product MFTFERGEGDKASRYELILKQLTHLLHGERDWLANMANSASHLFHVLDDVNWVGYYLMKDGELVLGPFMGKPACVRIPVGKGVCGTAVAENRTVLVEDVHAFPGHIACDAASRSEIVIPLRAGDTLIGVLDIDSPVLSRFDETDRAHLERYASILLENTDWSPIIGK is encoded by the coding sequence GTGTTCACGTTTGAGCGCGGGGAAGGAGACAAAGCTTCCCGATATGAACTGATCTTGAAACAGCTCACCCACTTGCTGCACGGGGAGCGGGACTGGCTGGCCAACATGGCCAACAGCGCCTCGCATCTTTTTCATGTGCTCGACGATGTCAACTGGGTCGGCTATTATCTGATGAAAGACGGAGAATTGGTCCTCGGGCCGTTCATGGGCAAGCCGGCCTGTGTCCGGATCCCCGTCGGCAAAGGGGTTTGCGGAACGGCGGTCGCCGAAAACCGTACCGTATTGGTCGAAGATGTGCACGCATTTCCGGGACACATCGCCTGCGACGCCGCATCCCGCTCGGAAATCGTCATTCCGCTGCGGGCGGGAGACACCTTGATCGGCGTGCTGGACATTGACAGTCCCGTTTTGTCCCGTTTTGACGAAACGGACCGAGCCCATCTGGAACGCTATGCCTCCATTCTCCTGGAAAACACGGACTGGAGCCCGATCATCGGAAAATGA
- a CDS encoding M20 metallopeptidase family protein, whose product MTDRVHRIVGGLHEEMISWRRHFHRHPELSFQEKETSRKVAELLESFGLEVRTGIAGYGVTGLLRGAKPGPTIALRADMDALPIQEENETEYRSEVPGVMHACGHDGHMAMLLGAAKALTSFREELAGQVLFLFQPAEEKLPGGAQGMIREGVLDGVDCVFGLHLWSPLPVGCVGICEKEFMAAADGFEVEIIGRGGHGGLPHKTVDPVLVASHVVINLQALVSRETDPLDSAVISVCTIQGGTGFNVIADTVRMGGTVRCFDLGTRERIIKRMREVIESTCSMFQASCRFEYRPGYPPLINPPEEVRFAARLAEQIVSPERVVTLPKVMGGEDFAYYLQQRPGAFLFVGAGNTERGITAPHHHSRFDIDERSLKIGAEWLVRIALGKLAPDPKTDGSASPQ is encoded by the coding sequence ATGACCGATCGGGTACACCGGATCGTTGGCGGGCTGCATGAGGAAATGATCTCCTGGAGGCGGCATTTTCACCGTCATCCGGAGCTTTCGTTTCAGGAGAAGGAAACGTCGCGGAAAGTGGCGGAATTGTTGGAATCCTTCGGTCTGGAAGTTCGGACGGGAATTGCCGGGTACGGAGTGACGGGCTTGCTCCGCGGGGCGAAACCCGGACCGACGATTGCACTGCGGGCCGACATGGATGCCTTGCCCATTCAGGAGGAAAATGAAACGGAATATCGTTCCGAGGTGCCCGGTGTCATGCATGCCTGCGGCCATGACGGGCACATGGCGATGTTGCTGGGAGCCGCCAAGGCTTTGACATCCTTCCGGGAAGAGCTGGCCGGTCAAGTATTGTTTCTGTTCCAACCGGCCGAAGAGAAATTGCCCGGAGGAGCGCAAGGGATGATCCGGGAAGGGGTGCTGGACGGCGTGGACTGCGTGTTCGGTCTGCACCTTTGGTCTCCGTTGCCAGTCGGATGCGTCGGCATCTGTGAAAAGGAGTTCATGGCGGCCGCCGACGGATTTGAGGTGGAGATCATCGGAAGAGGCGGTCACGGCGGCTTGCCTCACAAGACGGTGGATCCGGTGCTGGTGGCATCGCATGTGGTCATCAATTTGCAGGCCCTTGTCTCCCGGGAAACGGATCCGCTCGACTCGGCGGTGATCTCGGTGTGCACCATCCAGGGCGGGACCGGGTTCAACGTCATTGCCGACACGGTCCGGATGGGCGGAACGGTGAGATGCTTTGACCTCGGGACGCGGGAGAGAATCATCAAGCGGATGAGGGAAGTGATCGAAAGCACCTGCTCCATGTTTCAGGCCTCCTGCCGCTTTGAATACCGTCCGGGTTATCCGCCGCTGATCAACCCTCCCGAAGAGGTCCGGTTCGCCGCCCGGTTGGCGGAACAAATCGTGAGCCCGGAGCGGGTGGTCACCCTCCCGAAAGTGATGGGCGGGGAAGATTTTGCCTACTATCTGCAGCAGCGTCCCGGAGCGTTCCTGTTTGTCGGGGCGGGCAACACAGAGCGGGGAATCACCGCACCGCATCATCACAGCCGGTTTGACATCGATGAACGGTCGCTGAAAATCGGGGCGGAGTGGCTGGTCAGAATCGCCTTGGGCAAGTTGGCTCCCGATCCGAAGACGGACGGATCTGCGTCGCCTCAATGA
- a CDS encoding DUF1507 family protein → MTTKAQTDLHLRALALLREDAEKIAQLIAVQLQNLTLPKCPLYEEVLDTQMFGLSREIDFAVRAGLITRDQGQQIIHDLERKLADLYTRILPPAEGE, encoded by the coding sequence TTGACCACCAAGGCGCAGACCGATCTGCATCTGCGGGCGCTCGCCCTGCTCAGGGAAGATGCCGAAAAGATCGCTCAGCTGATCGCCGTCCAGCTTCAAAACCTGACGTTGCCCAAGTGTCCGTTGTATGAAGAAGTGTTGGACACCCAGATGTTCGGATTGTCAAGGGAGATCGATTTTGCCGTCCGCGCCGGACTGATCACCCGGGACCAAGGACAGCAAATCATTCACGATCTCGAACGAAAGCTGGCGGATCTGTATACAAGAATTCTCCCCCCGGCGGAAGGGGAATGA
- a CDS encoding glycine-rich domain-containing protein has translation MLPSLSVDLVKAARKSSELLSSLPVEVLGEMEVRYRKFLRLVQKYPDVPLSPACDIDEMWHLHMLHPRAYIQDCMNLFGRILDHNGGFGSTEEERPVLIRYANETEEYWKREYGEEYFSATAVRVKRLLDAVKRAVASEGSAPEAKEGTKLCVVAPEAKEGAKLCVVAPEANEGAKWCVYAPEAKEGAKLCVVAPEANEGVKLCVVAPEANEGVKLCVVGPEANEGVKLCVVAPEANEGVKLCVVRTAKS, from the coding sequence ATGCTTCCCAGCCTCAGTGTGGACTTGGTTAAGGCCGCGCGCAAAAGTTCCGAGCTTCTTTCGTCGTTGCCGGTTGAAGTACTCGGGGAAATGGAGGTCCGCTACCGCAAGTTTTTGCGACTGGTCCAGAAGTATCCAGACGTCCCCCTGTCTCCTGCCTGTGACATCGACGAAATGTGGCATCTGCACATGCTGCATCCCCGGGCATATATTCAAGATTGCATGAATCTGTTCGGAAGAATTCTGGATCACAACGGGGGGTTTGGGAGCACGGAAGAGGAACGACCCGTGCTTATTCGTTATGCAAACGAAACGGAAGAGTACTGGAAGCGGGAGTACGGGGAAGAATATTTTTCCGCGACGGCTGTTCGGGTGAAAAGACTGCTGGATGCCGTCAAACGGGCGGTGGCATCGGAAGGGTCCGCACCCGAAGCGAAGGAAGGCACGAAGTTGTGTGTCGTGGCACCTGAGGCGAAGGAAGGCGCGAAGCTGTGCGTCGTGGCGCCCGAAGCGAACGAAGGCGCGAAGTGGTGCGTGTATGCACCCGAAGCGAAGGAAGGCGCGAAGCTGTGCGTCGTGGCGCCCGAAGCGAACGAGGGCGTGAAGTTGTGTGTCGTGGCGCCCGAAGCGAACGAGGGCGTGAAGTTGTGTGTCGTGGGGCCCGAAGCGAACGAGGGTGTGAAGTTGTGTGTCGTGGCACCCGAAGCGAACGAAGGCGTGAAGTTGTGTGTGGTCAGAACGGCAAAAAGCTGA
- a CDS encoding NYN domain-containing protein: MGSKDTAIFIDLENVYYGLKKYCFDPDHPDEKHNLFLRLQQHYGRESIRLIEAYADFEQLDLSMMSLQKKRVHIHQVYGNGRKGKDRKNASDIQLCIDAIDVLHRIPEIATFVIVSADQDMIPLLDRLWSRGKRVELVCLQDESLSKSAAHHEFCDHTHNLFKFLNIDQFQKMSGVDRLIQQAVLHIYEWYRDPGNLGKSYGSTWIKKDLARKFRLDELEASQLFQRLLKGKYITPVEVEIDRRTYYGYRVNLDHPQVRTIVKIAGYKVS, encoded by the coding sequence ATGGGCTCGAAAGACACGGCGATCTTCATTGATCTGGAGAATGTATATTATGGTTTGAAGAAATATTGTTTTGATCCCGACCACCCGGATGAGAAGCACAATCTCTTTCTCCGGCTGCAACAGCATTACGGAAGGGAATCCATCCGATTGATCGAGGCGTATGCCGATTTTGAACAACTGGACCTGTCGATGATGAGCCTGCAGAAAAAAAGAGTGCACATACACCAGGTGTACGGAAACGGCCGAAAAGGAAAAGACCGCAAAAACGCATCCGACATCCAGCTTTGCATCGATGCGATCGATGTGCTTCACCGAATCCCGGAAATTGCGACATTCGTGATTGTCAGTGCGGACCAGGACATGATTCCGCTGCTGGACCGGTTGTGGTCCAGGGGAAAGCGGGTGGAACTCGTTTGTCTCCAGGATGAAAGTCTTTCCAAATCCGCCGCCCATCATGAGTTTTGCGATCATACCCACAATCTGTTCAAGTTTCTGAATATTGATCAATTTCAAAAAATGTCCGGCGTGGATCGGCTCATTCAACAAGCGGTCCTGCATATTTATGAATGGTACAGGGATCCCGGAAACCTGGGGAAAAGCTACGGAAGCACCTGGATCAAGAAAGATTTGGCGCGCAAGTTCCGCTTGGACGAACTGGAGGCAAGTCAATTGTTTCAACGGTTGCTGAAAGGGAAATATATTACCCCCGTGGAAGTGGAAATCGATCGCCGGACGTACTACGGATACAGAGTGAATCTGGATCATCCCCAGGTCCGGACGATCGTGAAGATTGCCGGTTACAAAGTCAGCTAG